CGGGAGGCGCGGGTCGGCCCCGGCGGGCGGGGCGCGCTGGGCGGGCGGTGCGGCTGCGCTGGCGGCAAAGCGACACTGTGCCGTCGAACCCGCGTGGGAATGTGTCGCTTCGGCGGGGTCGAGCGCGGAGCCGTCCTGTGAACTGTCGCTTTGGCGGAGCGGGGCGGGCGGGGCGGGCGGTCGCGACGTTTCGCGCTGGCCGACAGTTCACGGGCCCAGCGGCGCGTGAGGTGTCGCTCAGCGCGAAACCTCGCGCGCGGGGGCCACCGCGCGAGACTCGCCTCGGCGGACACTTTCGCGGCTCCGCGCCCGCGAAACTGTCCGCCGAGGTGAGACTCGGGAACGCCGAGCGCCGAGCGCCGCGCGCGGCCGCTCAGGCCTCGGTACGCCTCGGGTCGCTCGGCGCCGTCCGGGCAGCCGCCTCGGCCGCCCCCGCTCGCCCGAGGGTGCTCTCACGCGGCACGAGCTCGCTCCCGAGCACCACCGTCCGGTGCACGTGGTCCGCGGGGTCCTCGTCGAGCTCGGCCAGCATGAGCTCGACCGCCGCCGCGCCCATCTCCGACCCGTGCATCGTCACCGAGGTCAGCGGCACGGCACCGCCCCACGCGACGGAGTTGTGGTCGCAGCCCGACACCGGGATGTCCTCCGGCACCCGGATCCCCGCCGCGCGCAGTTCGGACACGACCGCCATCGCCAGCAGATCCGTCACACCGAGGATGCCGTCCGGCCGCTCGTTCGCCGGCATGGCGGCGATGCGTGCACCGGCGTCGGTCCCGCCGGGAGGGTCGATGTCACCGGCGTCGATGTCGACGAGCGTGACCTCGGGGTGGGCGGCGACCGCACGGAGCACCCCCGCCCGCCGGCGTTCGACGGGCTGCAGCTCCGCACGGGCGCTGACGAACCCGATGCGTCGGCAGCCGCGTTCGATGAGGTGCTCCGTCGCGAGGAACGCCGCTTGCTCGTTGTCCACCACCACCGAGCACGCATCGACCTCGGTCGGCTCGAAGTTCACGTAGACCACCGGTCGCCCGTGCCGCCGCGTGGTCTCGACCTGCTCGCGGGACTGGGTCATCGGGGCGAGCAGGATCCCCGACACACGTGCGCTCTCGAGGAACGCGAGGTGCTCACCCTGCGCCTGCAGGTCGTCCTCGCTGCTCGTGATGAGCAGGGTCAGCCCACGCTCACGCGCGGCGAGCTGCGCACCGTTCACCATGTCGCTGAACAGGGAGTTGCGGAGGGACATCACGACGAGCCCGATCGCCCGCGTGCTCCCCGAGGCGAGTGCCCGCGCGTTGCGGTTCGGCGTGTACCCGAGGTCGGTGATCGCGGCACGGACCCGCGCCGCCGTCGCGTCCGCCACGCGTTCCGGGTGGTTCAGCACGTTCGAGACCGTCGCGAGCGAGACGCCCGCCCGAGCGGCGACGTGGTGCACGCTCGGCGGTCCGTCGCGCCGGGGGACATGCACCATGCTCCGATCGTAGGCGGACCGGCGCGCCCTCCCGGCCATCCGCCGGACAGGCCGGCGCACCGACGCGCCCACCCGGCCATCCGTCGGACGGGAGGTGGGCCCCCCAGCCGGTTCCGGCGAACCGCGCCAGCGGGGCGACGGCCGTGACGGGAGGCGCGGTGCGGCGCCGACCCGCGCCTCCCGTCCGACGCGGCTCGCCGCCCGGTCCGCGAACGCGACGGTGTGCCGCGAACGGTTCCCGGGGGTCTGTCGCTCTGCCGTCACGGACGCCACGGCATGCCTGTGTCCTGTCGCTCCGGCGGCACGATCACGGGCACGCGGCGAAGCGCGCAGCGCACCTCAGCGCTCGGCGACCGTGGATTGCCGCACGACGAGCTCGGGCGTGAACTCCACGTGCAGCTGGTCCGTGCCCTGCCCCTGGTCCACCTGGGCGAGCAGCAGTTCGATCGCCCGCCGCCCGAGGTCCTGCGCCGGCTGCCGCACCGAGGTGAGCGGGACGACCGCGGCCTCGGCGAACGCGATGTCGTCGTACCCGACGATCGCGATCTCCTCCGGCACCCGGATCGACCCGCGCATGATGAACGCCTGTTCGAGGCCGACGGCGAGCAGGTCGTTCGCCGCGAACACCGCGTCCGGGCGTTCGGCGGCCGGTCGGGCCTGGATCTCCTCGCCGACGCGCCGACCCTCGAGGACGGAGAGCGACGTGGTCGGGATCACCTCGAGCGCCGCACCCGACGCCTCGGCCGCGGCGACCGCGCCGGAGTGGCGGTCGGTGACCTGCCGGATGCCGAACGGGCCGCCGACGAAGGCGATCCGCCGGCGTCCGATCGCGGTGAGGTGCGTGACGGCGATGCGGCCTCCGGCGACGTCGTCGACGGAGACGGACGCGAAGTGCTCGTCGTCGGCACGGCGGTCCACGAGGACCACGGCGGTGCCCTGGTCGCGCAGTCGCTCGAGGCGGCCGAGGTCGTCCCCGGCGGGGGAGATGAGGAGTCCGGCGACGCGGCGCTCCTCGAACAGGTCGACGTAGGTGTGCTCGCGGTCGACCGACTCGTCGGAGTTCCCGACGAGGACGGCCAGACCCTTCTGCATGGCCGCGTCCTCGGCGCCGCGGGCGACGTCGGTGAAGAACGGGTTCCCGCCGTCGAGCACGATGAGCCCGACGGTCGAGCTGCGGCCGGCGCGGAGCTGGCGGGCGGAGTCGTTGCGGACGAACCCGAGTTCGGCGATCGCGGACTGCACGCGTTCGACGGTCCCCGGTGCCACCTTGTCGGGACGGTTCAGCACGTTCGAGACGGTGCCGAGTGACACGCCGGCGAGCGCTGCGACGTCCCGAACGCTCACTGCCATGGGGTCATCCTGGCATCGGGGCGGGCGTTCCGGTGGAGCGACTTGCCCTCCGGCCGAACGACGAGTACCGTCTCCGCAGCACCGTTGAAACGATTCACTGACGAACACGCGAACGGAGGACCAATGGCGGTCCGTATCGGAGCCCGCAACACCACGGGCTGGAAGGCGACGATCTCGGTCGCCATGTCGAACTACATCGAGTCGGGGTCGATCATCGCGATCGCCACGAGCCTCAGCCTCTGGCAGGCGCAGTTCCACGTCGGGGACCTGCAGGTCGGGCTCCTCGCCAGCCTGTCCGCGAACGCGTTCGGCGCAGCGGCCGGCGCCATCATCGGCGGACCCCTGTGCGACCGCTACGGCCGGAAGTTCATCTACACCTACGACCTGCTGCTCTACATGCTCGGGATCCTGCTCGCGGTGTTCGCCGGCAGCTACGGCATGCTCCTCGTCGGGTTCATCCTCACCGGCATCGCGGTCGGCGCGGGCGTCCCCGCGAGCTGGACCTACATCGCCGAACAGGCCCCGGCCGACAAGCGCGCTGCCCACGTCGGCACCGCGCAGCTCGCCTGGTCGATCGGCCCGATGGTCGGCTTCGCCCTGGCCATCGCCGCCGCGCCGCTCGGGCTCCTCGGCAGCCGCCTGATCTTCGCGCACCTGTTCGTCGTCGCCGCGATCGTGTGGTGGCTGCGACGCGGCCTGCCCGAGTCCACGATCTGGAAGGACGAGCGCGCGGCCACCGGCTCCGCGAACTTCTTCCACGGCTTCACCCAGCTGTTCAGCCGCCGCAAGAACCTCACCGCGATGCTGTTCCTGTTCGGCGTCTACGCGCTCTGGAACACCGTGGCCGGGCAGGCCGGCATCTTCCAGCCCCGCGTCTACTCCGCCACCGGCGTGACGAGCGTCACCGAGCAGTACGGGCTGCAGATCCTCGTGTGGGGCTGCACCGTCGCCGCGACGTACTTCGGGTTCATGCGCTTCGCCGACCGGATGAGCCGGAGGCTGCTCTACGCGATCGGCGCCGCGCTCGCGGTCGTCGCCTGGGCCGTCCTCATCTACGCGCCCGCGAACCTCGGCACGCTGCTGTTCTTCGCGATCGCGTGGGGCATCTCGTCGGGCATCGGCGCGCAGGCGTTCTACGGGCTCTGGACGAGCGAGCTGTTCGCGACCCGTTACCGGGCGAGCGCGCAGGGCGTCCTGTTCCTCGCCGCGCGGGTCATGGTCGGCCTGCTGAGCATCTGGTTCCCGCTCCTGCTCTCCGACATCGGGCTCCGTGCACTCGGCGGGCTCATCCTCGGCCTGCTCGCGCTGTCGTTCCTGGTCGGGACGATCTGGGCGCCGCGGACGCAGGGCAAGACCCTCGAGGAGATCGAGGCCGAACGCTACGGCACCGTCACCAGCGCGACCGGCACGGTCCGCACGCCCGAGGAGCACGCCGCGCGCCAGCAGACGCTGCAGGGTGCGCGGGACGAGCGGACGCCACGGTGAGCGACGCGGACCAGCGTGATGCGCGCCTCCCCGACGGCACTGGAGGCGCGGATCACGTGACCCGCGTCTGCTTCCGCCTGCAGGTGGGGACCGAGCACCTCGACGCCTACCGCGAGCGGCACGCCGCGGTCTGGCCGGCGATGCTGCGGGCGATCGCGGCCGCGGGACGACGGAACTACTCGCTGTTCCTCGACGACGACGGCCTGCTCATCGGGTACTACGAGACGGACTCGGTGGCGGATGCCGACGCGTCGCTCGCCACGTCCGAGGTGGCCGCCGCGTGGGAGGCGCACATGCAGGACCTGTTCGACGGCGCGACCGGGCGGGCGGACCAGGCGGCGCGTGTACTGCCGGAGGTCTTCAACCTCGAGGACCAGCTCGCGTCGGGCGCATCGTGAGCAGGAATGGTCGGGTCCCGTCGCCGGACCCGACCATTCCTGCTCACCGAACGACGTCCGCGGGGCACCGGGGACTGCAAGGCACCCTCGCTACCGTGGGGCCATGCAGCAGCCCGCAGCCGGGACCCTCCGCGTCCTCCACCTGTCCGACACCCACCTCACGGGCGACGGTGCCCTGCACCAGGGGTCCGTCGACACGACCGCCGCGCTCGAGGGCGTGCTCGCCCGGGTCGACGGCGTCCCGGGGATCGGGCTCGTGGTGGTGTCCGGCGACGTCTCCGAGGACGGCTCCCCGGAGTCGTACGCCGCAGTGCTCGAGCGCGTCGGCGGCTGGGCGGAACGCCACGGCGCGGCGCTCGTCACAGTCCCGGGCAACCACGACCTCCGCGAGGGGTTCCGACAGGTCCTCGCGAACGGCCACGTCCTCGGCGAGGGCGGCCGGCCGCTCATGCACACCATGGAGTACCACCCGCCGACCGTGCCGGTCTGGGGGCAGTCCCTCGTCGCGGGTCGGCGGATCGTCACGGTCGACACGAGCGTCCCCGGGGTCGGCTACGGCGAGATCGCCGAGGCGTCGCTCGAACGACTCCGCGCCGCGCTCGCCGGCGACCACGCGCCGCACGGCACCGTCGTCGTGCTGCACCACCCGCCGCTGCCGGCACCGACCGCGCTGCACGAGGCCCTGCGACTCCGCAACCCGGAGGCGCTCGCCGACGCGATCCGCGGCTCCGACGTCCGGGTCGTGCTCGCGGGGCACTACCACCACCACTTCGCCGGGACGCTCGCGGGCGTGCCCGTGCTCGTCGCGCCCGGTGTCGCGAACGACACCGACGTCACCGGCGCCTACGACGAGGAGTCCGCGTACGTCGACTCCGGAGCGCTCGTCGTCGACGTCGCCGAGGACGGCTCGGTCTGGTCGACACCGGTCCGCGTGCCGCGGCCGGACGCGGACCCGCTCGCGTTCGCGCTCGACGCGGACACCGTGGCGCGCGTCATCGAGGCGTCCACCGGGCAGTAGACGCGCCGTTCGTCGGACGGGAGGCACGGTGCGGGCGCGCACCGTCCCTCCCGTTCGTCGTGTGCGCACGCCGGTACCCCGCGCGTTCGGGTTGCAGTCGGGAACTCCGAGTAGGCCGGTGGCACACCTGGAGCGAAGGAGCACCCCATGCGGATCGGCAGTGCAGTGCAGTACGACCGGTACGGCGACTTCGACGTCGTCGAGCTCGTCCCGCAGGAACGCCCGGAAGCGGGTCCCGGCGAGATCGTCGTCGAGATCGTCGCGGCGGGGCTCAACCACATCGAACGGTTCCTGCGAGAGGGCAAGCTCCAGGACCACATCGAGCTCACGTTCCCGGCTCGTCAGGGCGTCGACTTCGCCGGCATCGTCCGGGCACGCGGCGACGGGGTCAAGGACCTGCGCGTCGGCGACGAGGTGATGGGGCACGCACCGACCGGCGGGTCGCACGCCACCTGGCTCGTCGTGCCGCGCGCTGCCGTCATCAAGAAGCCGGAGCACGTCGGCTGGGAGGTCGCCGGCGGCCTCTACCTGGCCGGGTGCACCGCGGTGTCGGTCGTCCGCAGCCTCAAGCTCGGACCGGAGGACACCGTCGTCATCACCGCTGCGGCCGGCGGCGTCGGGCACATCGAGTGCCAGCTCGCTCACGACGCCGGGGCGACCGTCATCGCGCTCGGCAGTGCGCGCAACCACGACTACCTCCGCCAGATCGGCACCCTGCCCGTCGTGTACGGCGAGGGCGAGGAGGAACGCATCCGTGCGATCGCGGCCGGCCGCCCGATCACCGCGTTCATCGACAACCACGGCGAGAGCCGGGCCGAGGAACTCGCGGAACGCCTCGGCGTCGCACCGGGGCGGTTCGTGTCGTCCGAGGCGCGACGCGACATCGAGATCCGGTTCCTGCGGGCGCCGGCCGAGGACGAGGAGACCCGGGAGCTCCTGGCCCTCCTGGCGAAGGCCGTACAGGACCGTCGCGTGCAGGTGCTCATCTCCGGGTTCTACCCGTTCGAGTACATCGTCGAGGCGTACGAGGACCTCGCCGAGATGAAGTCCCGCGGCAAGGTCGTGATCGGGATGCAGACCGTCGAGACCGGTGCACGGATGGACTGGTACCGCTCGGAGAAGGCCCGGGACCTGCGCGACCGGTACGCCGACGCGCGGGGGAGCGACTCCGAGACGATGGCGGGCGGGTCGGCGAGCCCGAGCGCCTAGCTCAGGACGTCCTTCGTGGTGAACCGGCTGTACGCCAGCGCGCCGAAGACGACGACGTAGCCGAGCTGGAGCACGGCGTTCGACCCGAACGAGTCGAACGCGATCGGGTCGCGGAGCAGGTCGCCGAACCCGAGCCACTGGTGCGAGAACAGGTACGGGTGCAACCAGTCGAGCTGCGGAAGCTGGTCGAGCACCTGGGACGCCCCGGCGAGCACCACCGTCGCGGCCATCGCACCGACCGGCACGCTCGTCAGGGTCGAGGCGAACAGCCCGATCGCCGACAGCCCGAGCATCGACAGCGTCACGTAGAGCGCGAGCAGCACGGCCCGGCCGGCGTAGGACCAGCCGTCGACCTGCGTGCCCGAGAGGAGGGCCACCGGGCCGATCGGGAACAGCACGGCACCGATCGCGGCCCCGACCAGGACGATGAGGAGCGTCGCGGCGAGGCAGAACGCCACCGCCCCCGCGTACTTGACGAGGATGAACCGCACGCGGCCTGTCGGGGCCACGAGCAGGTAGCGGATGGTGCCGTGGCTGGCCTCGCCCGCGACGGTGTCACCCGCGACCACGCCCACGGTGAGCGGCAGGAACAGCGGGATCGACACGGTCAGCGCGGTGAACGCCACGAACAGCCCGTTGTTCGTGATGTCGCCGAGGAACGCGGGACCACCGGAGTCGTCGCCGGTCGTGAGCCGGACGGCGACGGCGATGAGGATCGGCACGAGGGCGAGCGCCCCGAGCATCGCCCACGTGCGGCGGCGTCGGAAGACGAGGGCGAGCTCGGAGCCGAGGAGTGCGAAGGGGCGCTGGCGGGGACGTGGGGAGGCGCGGACGTCGTGCGACTGCGGGTCGTCCGTCGGCACGGTGGCGGCGTCAGGCTGCGACATCGAAGCCCTCTCCGGTGAGGGCGACGAAGAGGTCTTCGAGGGTGCCGCCGCCGACCGTGAGCCCGCGCACCCGGACGTCGGCGCGGACGAGCTCGGTCGTGATGGTCTCGGGCAGGACCTCTGGTGGCAGGTCGGCCACGAGGACGTCGGCACCGCCCTCGTGCCGCGGGGTCAGGCCGAGACGGCTCAGCACGGTGCCGGCCTGCCCGAGGTCGGGCGTCCGGACCGTGACCGTCCGGGCACCGGCGGCGCGGAGCTCGTCGAGCGGCCCCTGCGCGACGAGCTTGCCGGTCCGCATCACGGCGGCGTGCGTGCACACCTGCTCGATCTCGGCGAGCAGGTGGCTCGAGACGAACACGGTCGTGCCGTCGTCGGCGAGGGAGCGGATGAGGTTGCGGACCTCGCGCGTGCCCTGGGGGTCGAGGCCGTTCGTCGGTTCGTCGAGCACGAGGAGGTCCCGCGGGGCGAGCAGGGCGTTCGCGAGCCCGAGCCGCTGCTTCATGCCGAGCGAGTACGCGTGCGCCTTCTTGTCGGCCGCGTGCGAGAGCCCGACGCGATCGAGGGCGCTCGCCACCCGGGTCTTGCGGGTCCGTGGGTCGGAGGTGGGGTCGGCGGCGTCGAACCGGAACAGGTTCGCGCGGCCGGAGAGGTACGGGTAGAACGCCGGGCCCTCGACGAGTGCACCGACGCGCGGCAGGACGTCGTGGAGGGCCTTCGGCATCGGTTCGCCGAGCACCTCGATCGTGCCGCCCGTCGCGCTGGAGAGCCCGAGGAGCATGCGGATCGTCGTCGTCTTGCCGGAGCCGTTCGGCCCGAGGAAGCCGAACACCGCGCCGCGCGGGACGGCGAGGTCGATCCCGTCGACCGCGCGCTGCTTGCGGAAGACCTTCGCCAGTCCGGTGGTGCGGATCGCGAGGGCTGTTTCGGGCGTGCTCACTCGGCTGCGGCGACCAGCGCCGACACCGGGACCGCGCCCGCGAGGACCCGGCCGTCGTCGGTGAGGTAGACCGAGACGAGCGAGGTCTGCACCGCGCGGCCGCCGTCGACCGACCTGGTCAGCTGGTCGAGCAGTCCACTGGCGTCGTCGCCGAGCGCCGTCTGGTCGACCGAGCCCTTCGGCAGTTCGGCGATGGTGCTCCAGCCCGTCCCCGTGACCGTCGGCTCGTCGCCGGTGCGTCCGTGTCGGTGCTGCGCGTCGCCCGTGCCGTGGGCTGCCGCGTCGGAGAGGTCCTTCGTCTCGACCGTCGCGCCCGTGGGCGGCGTGAAGTCGAACAGGCGTGCGGCCGGCGCGCCGTACTGCAGGCTCGTGAAGCCGACCTCGACGGCGGGGTCGGACTGGCCCTTCGCCTCGATCGTGGCGCGCAGCGGCAGGCCGGTCTGCTGGTCGACCGCCAGGCGCACGGACCCGACGAGCGTGCCCGTCGACTTCGGCGTGAGGGTGATCTGCCAGGCGTCGTGGCCGGCGACCCGGACGTCCTTCGGCTTCGACACCGTGGTGCTCGGCGTGATCGCGTCGATCGCCTGCTTGGCGATGTCGGACGGCGTCGCGGCGCCGGACTCCGGCGTCCGGGCGTCCTTCGGGAGGGTGACGTGCGTCGCCGTGCGCTCCTTCGAGTCCCAGGTCCAGACGTCGGACCCGTTCCGGACGAGGTCCTGCTCGGCGAGCTGCTGCGTCAGCTGGACGCGCTGCTTGTCGGGGCCGTCGACGTAGACGCGGGCGGTGTGCGACGAGGTGAGGAGGCCGAGCGCGTCCGAGGCGTCGCCCTCGAGCGAGGAGCCGCCGGACCCGGTCGGGAGCTCCGGCAGGCCGAGGTCGCTCGTCTGCACGAGCTTGCCGGAGTACTTCGCGTCGGACGACCCCGCGATGCTGGCGATGACGTCCGCCGCGCTCGGGTTCGTCCCCGCGACCGGGTCGCTCGACGCGTTCGCGATCATCGGCGCAGCGACGGCGCCGGCGACGACGACCGGTGCGATGACGGCGGGCAGCCAGGCTGACTTCTTCATCGGTTTCCCCTCGGTGGAGCATTCGGAGTCGGCAGTACGGTACGTCGGCCCGCCGACAGTGGGCTGGGCGTTCGTAGACTCGGGGGCGACCGACGCGGGTCGGTGGCGGCGAAGGAGGCGGCATGCGGGCGGTGCTCGGTCTGGACATCGGGACGTCGAGCACGAAGGCGCTGCTCACGCGGTTCGACGGCACGGTGATCGCCGAGGTCGGACGACGGCACGAGGTCGACCGTCCGGAGCAGGGGCTCGTCGAGATGGACGCCGCGGTGTGGTGGGACGAGTTCACCGCCCTGACCCGTGAGCTGCTCGAGCGGGTGCCGGACGCCGAGGTCGAGGCCGTCGGCGTGAGCGGCATCGGCCCGTGCGTGCTCCTCACCGACGACGCCGGGGAACCGCTGCGGCCCGCGATCCTGTACGGCGTCGACACCCGGACGGCCGAGATGCTCCCCGCCGTGACGGCAGAGCTCGGCGGCGAGGAGGCGATCCGTTCCCGGTGCGGCTCCGCCCTCAGCACGCAGGCGGCCGGTGTGAAGCTCGCCTGGGTCGCCCGGCACGAACCCGACGTGTGGGCGCGTGCGGCGCGGTTCACGATGCCGTCGTCACGCGTGGTGGAGCTGCTGACGGGGGAGTACGTCCTCGACCACCACTCGGCGAGCCAGTGCACACCGCTCTACGACGTGCACGAGGACACCTGGATCGACGCGTGGTGCGAACGGCTCGCGCCGGGGCTCGCCATGCCGAGACTCGTCTGGTCGGGTGACCGGGCCGGCACCGTGACGGCCGCGGCGGCTGCGGCCACGGGCCTCCCGGTCGGCATCCCCGTGACGGCCGGGACCATCGACGCCTGGGCCGAGGGCGTGAGCGTCGGAGCCGCCGTGCCCGGGCGGATGTTCCTGCAGTACGGGACGACGATGTTCATGATCGCGCCGACCGACGAGCCGGTCTCGGTGCCCGGGATGTGGACCACCGTCGGCACCCGTCCGGGGCAGCCGAGCGTCGCCGGTGGGATGGCGACCTCCGGGGCGATCACCGACTGGCTCCGGCGGCTCGTCGACGGCGAGTGGTCGACGATGCTCGAGGAGGCCCGCTGCGCCGGCATCGGGGCGAACGGCCTGCTGATGCTGCCGTACTTCGCGGGGGAGCGGACCCCGATCGCGGACCCGGACGCACGCGGGGTGATCGCGGGCCTCACGGTGCGGCACACCCGCGGTGACCTGTACCGGGCGACGCTCGAGGCGACGGCCTACGCGGTGCGGCACAACGTCGAGGTGCTGCGCGAGGCCGGGGTCGAGGTCCACGAGCTCGTCGGCGCGGGCGGCGGGCTGCTCGGACGGCTCTGGCCGACGATCGTCTCGGACGTCACCGGGCTGCCGCAGACGGTCCCGAGCGTGACGATCGGTGCGTGCTACGGGTCGGCGTTCCTCGCGGCCGGGCTCGTCGCGGACGTGGACGTCACCGCGTGGAACCCGCCGGCCGCGCGCATCGAGCCCGATCCCGCGGCGACGGCGGCGTACGAGCCGGGCTACCGCGACTACCGCGAGCTGTACGAGGCGACGAGGGCCGTCGTGCACCGGTTGGCGGCGCGCGGTCGCACGCACTGACGAACCACGAATCCGACATCGAACCAGGCTCGGCGGCCGGTTCGATGTCGGATTCGTGGTTCGGAGCGCCTAAGCGGACGCGTCCACGCCCGCCGGCGCGCTGCCGTCGTACTCGCAGATCGCCGCGACCTTCGACGCGCTCGCGGACGAGCGGTCGAACTCGTAGCCGAGCCACTCGCGCGCCATGCGCCGAGCGACCTCGACGCCGACGACGCGCTGGCCCATGCAGAGGACCTGGGCGTCGTTCGACAGGATCGAACGCTCGACGCTGAACGAGTCGTGCGCGGTGACGGCCCGGATGCCCGGAACCTTGTTCGCGCTGATCGCGACGCCGAGTCCGGTGCCGCAGATCAGGATCGCCCGGTCCGCCTCGCCGTTCGCGACGAGCCGTGCGGCGTCGACGGCGACGTGCGGGTAGGCGGTGTGCCCGTCCGCGTCGACCCCCACGTCCACCACGGACTCCACCCGCGGATCGGCGAGCAGATCGGCCTTGATGATCTCCTTGTAGTCGAACCCTGCGTCGTCCGAACCGACCACGAGACGGTACGTCATGCGTGTGTCCCTTCCTTGTCTGCTGCACGGGTGGCGAGGACCTCGCCGACCCGCGTGAGGATCATCCCCATCGAGGTGGCACCCGCGTCGGGTGTCCCCAGGCTCTTCTCCGCCAGCGGCCGGGCACGCCCGACCTTCGGCTTGAGGTCTGCGGTCGCAGCGGCTTCCGCGACCGCGACCTGCGCGGCAGCCTGCCACGCCTCGGTGAGCGGCGTGCCAGCCTCGACGCCGCTCCGCAGCTCGTCGACGAACGGGAGCAGCGCATCGAGCAGCGTCTTGTCCCCGCGGGACGCCCCGCCGAGGTGCACGATCGAGTCCGCGAACGCCTGCGCCGCCTCGACGACGTCGGACGCCTCGTAGGCGGAGCGGTCGTCGCGGAGCGACCGGCCGAACGCCTCGAGCGCCGCACCCCACAGGACCCCGGAGGTGCCGCCCGCGAACTCGGCCCACGCGTCACCGGCGCGTCCGAGGACGAAGGCGACCCCT
The sequence above is a segment of the Curtobacterium sp. BH-2-1-1 genome. Coding sequences within it:
- a CDS encoding ribose-5-phosphate isomerase, which encodes MTYRLVVGSDDAGFDYKEIIKADLLADPRVESVVDVGVDADGHTAYPHVAVDAARLVANGEADRAILICGTGLGVAISANKVPGIRAVTAHDSFSVERSILSNDAQVLCMGQRVVGVEVARRMAREWLGYEFDRSSASASKVAAICEYDGSAPAGVDASA
- a CDS encoding FGGY-family carbohydrate kinase, whose amino-acid sequence is MRAVLGLDIGTSSTKALLTRFDGTVIAEVGRRHEVDRPEQGLVEMDAAVWWDEFTALTRELLERVPDAEVEAVGVSGIGPCVLLTDDAGEPLRPAILYGVDTRTAEMLPAVTAELGGEEAIRSRCGSALSTQAAGVKLAWVARHEPDVWARAARFTMPSSRVVELLTGEYVLDHHSASQCTPLYDVHEDTWIDAWCERLAPGLAMPRLVWSGDRAGTVTAAAAAATGLPVGIPVTAGTIDAWAEGVSVGAAVPGRMFLQYGTTMFMIAPTDEPVSVPGMWTTVGTRPGQPSVAGGMATSGAITDWLRRLVDGEWSTMLEEARCAGIGANGLLMLPYFAGERTPIADPDARGVIAGLTVRHTRGDLYRATLEATAYAVRHNVEVLREAGVEVHELVGAGGGLLGRLWPTIVSDVTGLPQTVPSVTIGACYGSAFLAAGLVADVDVTAWNPPAARIEPDPAATAAYEPGYRDYRELYEATRAVVHRLAARGRTH